TCCTCACTCCAGCGGCGCTTCGCTCATGGTCTGTCTATGGGCGCACAGTTCACCTGGGCCAAGGAACTCGGTACATCGAGCGGATCCAACGAAGCCACTACGGCCCAGGCGCCTATCCAGATCTACGGTGCTGGTCTGGAGTACGGCCGTGGGTCCTCTGATATCCGCAATAGCTTCAACTTCACCGCCCTCTACGATCTGCCCTTCGGACGGGGCAAGCAGTATGCGCTCTCCGGCCCCATGGATCTGCTCGCCGGCGGTTGGCAGGTAGGCAGCATCGTCAACGTCCGCAGCGGAGTTCCGATTGACGTCCTGATCACACGTCCCGACGTCGCCTATGTTGGGAACCCCGGTGCCAGCATCGCCGGACAGACCTTCGCCAGCCCTGTCGTCGCAGGCGGCGTTGTTCAGACGACGGCAGTCGTCAACGTTCCCGGCGGCGGCAACACGCGCAACATCCGCCGGCCGAACGTCGTTCCCGGTGTTAACCCTTATCTCAAGTCAGGAATTAATTACATCAACCCTGCAGCGTTCTCAGCTCCAGCGCCGGGAACTTTCGGCAATGCGCGTCGTAACGATCTAAGCGGCCCCAACCTCGCTCAGCTCGATATGACCCTCGGCAAATCGTTCCACACCACCGAGAGGTACACGCTCGATTTCAAGGCCGAGGTCTTCAACATCCTCAACCACCCCAACTACTCCAACCCGGGTAACGTCCGCCTCGCTCAGACTCTGACCACTGGCGCGGCGAATCAACCCGGAGCACCCTTCAGCGCTGCAACAGCCGGATCTTCGTTTGGAAACCTCTCATCGACCGTAGGCAATCAGGTCGGTATCGGAGCCAATCGACAGATCCAACTCTCACTTCGCGCCAGCTTCTAACTTACAGCGTGGAATAAACAACTCTTCCATCACTCAAAAACTAAGCCGCAGCCACCAATCTGGTAGCTGCGGCTTCTTACTGTCTAAAGACCCATCGGAGAGGGTCAGTTCTTCTTTGCCTGGAACTCTTTCACAATCGCAAGATACTTCTTCGCGCTCTCCGTGACAACTTCGGGTTTCCCTTCCGCCATCGCCTTTGTATTCACCAGATCAGCGCCTACACCTAAAGCAAAGGCTCCAGCTTCCAGGAAGTCGTTCGCCGTCGCCAGCGAGACGCCGCCCGTAGGAATCATCTCCACCTGCGGCAGCGGCGCCTTTAGCGAGCTGAGGTACTTGGCTCCCCCCATCGCGCTCGCGGGAAATATCTTCACGACATCCGCGCCCGCCTCCCAGGCCGTAACCACCTCGGTCGGCGTCAACGCGCCCGGCAGCGCCGCAACCGAGTAGCGATGGCACATCTCGATCGTCTTCACATTCAGCGCCGGGCTCACAACGAACTTTGCGCCCTCAAGGATACAGGCCCGCGCCGTCTCCGCGTCCAGAACGGTTCCCGCGCCGATCAGGATGTCGGGACGCTGCTCTGCCAGCTTGCGCATCACCTGGATCGCGCCCGGAACCGTCATCGTAATCTCGAGCACCGTCACACCGCCCGCGGCAATCGCCTCGGCCAGCGCCAGCGCCTTCTCAACCGATTCGGCACGCAACACCGGAACCAGTCCAATCTGCTTCAAAGAAGCCAACACTTCAACCTTCGTCATACGCCCTACTCCTAACCTGCGATTTGCCATCCTGAGCGAACGAAGCGAGTCGAAGGACCTGCATTTCAATCTCGCTCAGTCAACAATTTCTGTCTTACCGCTGTACGCGAGCGCCGCCGCCCTTCATCACGCGCTGAACCTCATCGAACGTCGCCATCGTCGTGTCGCCCGGCGTCGTCATCGCCAGCGCTCCGTGAGCGCAGCCACAGTTCACGGCCCAGTCGGCGCCCTTTTCGTTCAGGAACCCGTAGATCAGCCCCGAAGCGAACGAGTCGCCGCCGCCCACCCGATCGAAGATCTCGAGGTCGGGCATCGGCCGCGCCTCGTGAAACTTGCCCTCGTAGTAGCAGACCGCGCCCCAATCATTAACGCTGGCCGTCTTCGCATGACGCAGCGTCGTCGCCACGGCCTTGAAGTTCGGGTACGCCGCGACTGCCTTCTCGATCATCTTGCGGAAGTTCGCCGAATCGAGTTCGCCAAGATCGTCGCCAACGCCCTCAATCTCGAAGCCGAGCGCTGCGGTGAAGTCCTCTTCGTTGCCGATCATCACGTCGACATACTGCGCAAGGTCGCGATTGACCTCGGTCGCCTTGGCCTTACCGCCGATCGACTTCCACAGCGAGTCGCGATAGTTCAGGTCGTAGCTGGTCATCACGCCGTGCTTGCGCGCCGCAACCAGCGCCTCCTTGCAGACCTCGGGTGTCGTCTCGCTCAGAGCGCAGAAGATTCCGCCGGTGTGGAACCAGCGAGCGCCTTCCTTACCGAAAATATCGTCCCAGTCGATCTGGCCGGGCTTGAGCTGACTGACAGCGGTGTTGCCGCGATCCGAACAGCCAAGAGCGGCGCGCACGCCAAACCCGCGCTCGGTGAAGTTAAGACCGTTACGCACCGTGCGGCCCACGCCGTCATACTTGACCCACTGCACATGGCTCTGGTCGACGCCGCCCTGGTTCATCAGATCCTCAACCAGGCGTCCCACCGGGTTGTCGGCAAGCGCCGTAACGATCGCCGTCTTCAGCCCGAAGCAGCGCCTGAGGCCGCGAGCGACGTTGTACTCGCCGCCGCCCTCCCAAACCTGAAACTGCCGCGTCGTCGCGACACGAACGTCGCCCGGATCGAGACGAAGCATCACTTCGCCCAGGCTGACCAGATCCCACTTGCACTCTTCCTTCTTGCGAATCGTCAAACTTGCACTCATCTATCTAAGCTCCGTAATTGCTACTGCGTCCATGTCGTCATACACCTGGTTCTCTCCGCCCATGCCCCAGCAGAAGGTGTAGTGCTTTGTTCCCACACCGGCATGGATCGACCACCCCGGTGAAACCACAACTTCCTTGTTCGCCATCACCAGATGGCTGGTCGCGTCCGGGGGCCCCATCAGGTGAAGCACGCGATGCGCCGGGTCCACATCGAAGTAAAAATAGACCTCGCTGCGCCGCATATGCGTGTGCGGCGGCATCGTGTTCCAGTTGCTTCCCGGCTCCAGCATGGTGAAGCCCATCACCAACTGGCAGCTCTTGATGCCGTCTTTATAGATGGCCTTGTAGATCTTCCGCCGGTTGCAGGTCTCGACCGTTCCCAGCTCGACCGGCTTCATATCGGCAAACTTCACCATCGCGGTCGGATACTCCGCATGCGCGGGATAGCTCAACAGGTAGAACTCGGCGGGCTTCGACGCATCCTTGCTGGCAAATGTCACGTCCTTCGAGCCGCGCCCCACATAGAGCACATCCAACTTGTCCATCGCGAAGGTCTTGCCGTCGACGGTGACCGTGCCGGCGCCTCCGATGTTCAGTACGCCTAGTTCGCGGCGCTCGAGAAAATAATCAGCGCGGAGTTCCGGCTCTGCCTCAAGTTTCAGTGCGGTCTTTGCCGGCACAGCCGAACCGATCACGGTGCGGTCCAGGTCGACATAAGCGAACTCGATCTCGCCCGGCTGGAAGAACTCTTCCAGAAGAAATGTCTCACGCAGCTCCTCGGTGTTCATCAAGCCGTACCGAACCGAATCTGCCATTTGGTAGTGCCTCATTGCAACTCTCCTCTATTTGCAGAGCCTCTTAGGCAGTCTTCTGTGACAAGGATATCGTTCGTCCTTGCAATACCCCTAAGCCATATGCCCTAACCAGGGTCGGGCCCAGAGAAAAACTGTGAGCGCCCTGGAAACGAACCCTTCAACCATACGAAACACGAAATACGAGCGTCAATAACACGTCTGTGGAGACGGGGGCAGCATTCGACTGTTATTCGTTTGCTCCTTGCAGTGTGCGTCGTTAGATTAAGAGAGATATGCCAAACATCCTCGACTCATTTCGTCTGGACAATAAGGTTGCCCTCGTTACCGGCGCCGCTACCGGCCTAGGCGCCGCCATCGCGCAAGGGCTGGCCGATGCGGGCGCGACCGTGGCAGTGCATGGCAACCGCCGGGCAGCAACCGAGACGGCCGACGCCATCGGGCCAAAGGCTGTCGCCTTTCGCGCCGATCTCTCCAGTGCCACGGGAGCAGAGCAACTCTTCATGGAGGTCAAAGGGAAGCTTGGCCGCGTCGACATCCTGATTAACAACGCCGGCACCATCATTCGCCACAATGCGGACGAGTATCCGCTGGAAGACTGGATGACGGTGTTGCAGGTCAATCTGACCAGCGTCTTTCAGCTTTCGCAGCTTGCCGGGCGTGACATGATCGCTCGCAAGGCGCCGGGAAAGATCGTCAACATTGCTTCCCTGCTCAGCTTTCAGGGCGGCATCCGCGTCCCTGCGTATGCCGCGAGCAAGGGCGGAGTCGCGCAACTGACAAAGGCTCTGGCGAACGAGTGGGCGCCAAAGAACATCCAGGTTAACGCCATCGCGCCCGGCTACATTGCCACAACCAACACCGAGCCGCTACAAGCCGATGAGACCCGCAATCGCCAGATACTCGAGCGCATTCCCGCAGGCCGATGGGGTGATCCGACCGACATCGCGGGAGCCGCGCTCTTTCTGAGCTCCCCTGCAAGCGACTACATCACCGGCACGGTGTTGACCGTCGATGGTGGATGGATGGGCCGCTGACGTAGCGGCTATTCAACCGGGAGCGCCACGCCTCCACGAGCGCTCGACAGATACGCGGCCTCAACGGTCCGCATCGTGTCGATGGCGTCCTCAACGCTGGTTGGAAGTGTCTTAGCGTCTCCTTCGATGTAGGCCTGAAGCGATCCCATCGATCCCATAAAGGCGTCTGGAAACCAGTTGCCGGAGACGGGCACGGGCTTCCAGCCTTCGCCGTTGCGGAGCGCGTACTCAAAGTTGTCCGGTTCTCCGATGGGATAGTTCAGGTTCACACCCATCTGCGCGCGCATGGCGCCGTTCATGCCCTCCCACTGCACAAAGCTCCGCTGCTTTTGCGGAGAGAAGTCGTGGCTGTGGTTGGTGTCGATGAAGACCCGCTTGTCGTCTCCATAATCGAAGACGATGACGCTCTTCGTCGATGCAAGATTCGGTGTTCTAGGGCTGCGGACTGTCTTGGCGTAAACGCTATTCGGATTGCCGAACCAGCTTCGAACCAGATCAATGTAATGGATGGAGTGATAGGTGATCTCAAGCCTCGGGGCCGTGTTCAGAAAGCTCCATAGTTCCCACGGCATGTGTACGCTGAGCGAGACTTCCATATCGTGCAATTCGCCCAACGCTCCGCTGGCGCTCATTGCACGCGCCACAAGCATGTTCGGCGCCCAGCGAAGCTGGAAGTTGACTGCGGCAACCAGCCCCTTGGCGCGGCAGATGCGCAGAATCTCAATGGCCTCGGCCAACGTATCGCCCATGGGCTTCTGTATAAGTACGGCCGAGCTATCTGGCAACTGGGGGAGGATGCTGGGAATCGCCTTCGCAGGAACCGCCACGTCAAAGATGGCGTTTGCAGGAGCAAAGCGGATGGCCTCACCAATCGAATCTGTCCCAAGCGGGACACTGAACCTCTTTGCCAGCGTCTCGGCGCGCTCGCGATTGACGTCAACCAGCGCGGTGACGGGAAAGCCAGCCTTCGCATATGCCGGCAAATGGGCATCGTGAACAATGCCGCCTGAACCGATCATCACAACAGGCCGTGGCGTTCGCGGCTTCGGTTCAGAGACATCGCGCAGGATATCTTCGATGTTCATCGGCAAATTCACTCCTTTTTTACTGGCACAAGTAAAATTCTATTCCCAGAATTTTACTTGACCTTGACTGTTTCATTGCTTGCACCATGGCCTGTCACGCCGTAACCTACCCAAGATGCTCCCGGCGCTCGAACTCGCTTTGCTTTCATGCGTTCTGCTCGGTCTTCGGCACGGTTTTGACTACGACCATCTCGCTGCAATCACCGATATTACAAGCGTTCAGCGCAACTGGCGCGAAGGCATGAAGCTGGGACTGCTCTACGCGCTGGGGCACGCCTTCACCGTCGGGCTGCTTGGCTCTGGAGTCATCTTCCTGCATCTCCGCCTGCCTGCGGGAATGGATGAGGCTGGTCAACGGCTGGTGGGAGCGACGCTGATAGCGCTGGCTCTCTACGTTTTGGTCGCTTTTTTGCGTAGGGGTTCATTGCAACATCGGCATCCTGTGCCTTCAAGCCGTATTGCATTGATGATTACAGGCCTTCGTTATGCTGCATGGTACCTGCGTAAGCTTATTGCACCGAGAACGCCTCAGCCTGAGGCCTTTGCGTTTCGTTATGACCGCAGTTCGGTCTTCTTCGTTGGAATCATCCACGGGCTTGGCGCGGAGACCCCATCGCAACTGCTTCTCTTTCTGCTGGCAGCCAACCTGGGTGGAACCAGCCGCGGATTTCTCGGTTTGTTTTGCTTCATTGCGGGACTCCTGGCAATGAACACGTTGATGACTGCATCTGCATCCGGACTTTTTGTCTCCAGCCGAAACAGACCGCGATTGCAATTCGTGATGACTTCGTTGACAGCGGCATACAGCTTCATCGTCGGAACGGTCTTTTTGTTAGGAGTCAGCGACAGGCTGCCTCCCTTGCTCCACTAATTGGCTCATCTCCAAGGACTCAGGGTATGATTCGCGTCCCGTTCCACGATCTCAACTCCGTTCTGTACAAGGCAATGCTCGACCTCGGCATACCAGAGGACCGCGCACGCCGCTGCGCTCAACTCTTTACCGAGACGACGCGCGATGGCATCTACACTCATGGGCTGAACCGCTTTCCCCGATTCTCGGCAATGGTAAAGAACGGTAGCATCCACGTCGATGCAATTCCTACGCTTACGGCTGCCTTTGGAGCCATCGAGCGATGGGATGGCAATCGAGGCATCGGCAATCTCAATGCTCAGGACTCTATGTCGCGAGCCATTGAGCTTGCGCGCAAGAACGGCATCGGTGCGGTGGCCCTGGCGAATTCAAACCACTGGATGCGAGGCGGCGCCTTCGGTTGGCAGGCAGCGGACCAAGGCATGTTCGCCATCTGCTGGTCGAACACCCTCGCCAACGTTCCGGCGTGGGGAGCGACGACTCCGGCAATCGGCAACAACCCACTGGTACTGGCTGTGCCCCGTGCAAACGGCAACATTGTGATCGATATGGCAACAAGCCAGTTCTCTTACGGAACACTTGCCTCTTACAGCAAACGCGGTGTTCCGCTGCCGGTCCCCGGCGGCTACGACTCCGACGGCAACCTGACGGACGATGCTGGCGCGATTGAGAGATCGCAGCGATCCCTTCCAATTGGCTATTGGAAGGGATCGGGGCTGGCCGTGGTGCTTGATGCGATCGCCGCGATGCTCTCGGGTGGCACGGCCACACATCAGTTTCCCAAGGATCCGCAGCGGGAAGCAGGACAGTCCCAGGTCTTTCTTGTGATCGATCCGGCCAACCTTGCCACGGCATCGGAGCTGAACCATATCGCCGATGGCATCGTCGACTCGCTACGTCAGGCAACGCCCATTGACCCGGCCAAACCGATACGCTATCCGGGCGAACAGACGCTTCAGCTTCGCGAAGAAAATATGCGGCTTGGGGTCCCCGTCGACGAAGACGTATGGCAGCAGGTGAGCGTGGGACGTTTGTAACAAAGGTGCAACTCGCGAAGCTCCTCACCATTCGATACCATCATGCTGTAGGAGATAACGAAATGGATCTCGCGGCCAAACGCGATCTGCTTTTATCCACACTCCGTGGACTGGACAGCGTAATGGTGGCTTACTCTGGCGGGACCGACTCGGCCTATCTGGCGTACGCAGCGTATCAGGTCCTCGGCAATAAGATGCTGGCCGTTATCGCCGATTCGCCATCGCTGCCACGCGCCGAGCTGGCACGCGCGCTTGCGTTCACGGCGACCCATGAAATCCCAACGCATATTCTGCAGACGACGGAGCTGGAGAATCCCGACTACCAGCGTAACGACTCACGGCGCTGCTTTTACTGTAAAGACGAGCTATTTTCGCGGATGGAGATCGAACAGAAAGCGCGAGGCTTTCAACATCTGGCCTACGGCATGAATCTTGATGATCGAGGGGATTACCGCCCAGGCCAGCAGGCGGCAAACGAGCACCACGCGCTCGCTCCTCTGGTAACGGCACACCTCACCAAGCCTGAGATCCGGCGACTGGCCCATAAAGCGGGGCTGGATCTGTGGAACAAGCCCGCTTCAGCTTGCCTCTCTTCCCGCATTGAGTACGGACGTCCAGTCACCCGCGAAAACCTGTTACAGGTTGAACAGGCCGAAGCGGCCCTGCATGAGCTGGGCTTTCTCCGTGTTCGCGTGCGCCATCACGGAGAGATGGCACGCATCGAGATCGACCGCGTCGATTTACCTCGCGCACTCGATCTCGATGTACTCGACAGGATTACCGCATCTCTACGCCCCCTCGGCTTCACCTACATCACTCTCGATACTCAGGGATACCGATCAGGCTCGATGAACGACGTGCTTCCGGTCTCGTCGATCGCGCCGGCAGTCGTGAAACAATAGCGACTATGCGAATCGCATATCTCGACTGCTTCGCCGGAATCAGTGGCGACATGTTTATTGGATCTCTGCTCGACTCGGGCGCAGACCAGAGAGTGCTTGAGGATGCTGTCGCCGCACTGAATATCGGCGCATCGCTGAAGATCGAGCGAGTCGAACGAAGCGGTATCTCGGCCACAAAGGTTCATGTGCTTGAAGATGGGAAGATCGTCGATAAGGCGCCTGCTGCTAAAAGCACACAGCCGCAACATTCTCGTCACACGATCCATTCGCACAAACACACTGAAACCCATTCGTACCGGCATGAAAGCCATGGAAGGCCGCTTAGTGCCATTCGTGACCTGATTCAAGCCACTCATCTCGCTGGGCCGGTCAAGCACACTGCTATTCACGCATTTGAGTTACTCGGCGCGAGTGAAGCAAAGATCCACAACGTGGAGATTGAAGATGTCCATTTTCACGAGGTGGGTGCGGTCGACGCCATCGTGGATATCGTCGCCGCCAGCGCAGGAATCCATTCCCTCAAAATTCATCAATGGTACTGTTCCCCGCTAAATGTCGGCGGGGGAACGGTTGACTGTTCGCATGGGCGCTTTCCTGTGCCCGCCCCCGCGACAGCCGACCTTCTTCGTGGCCTTCCAACCTATTCAGCGCATGTGCAACAGGAACTTGTGACGCCGACAGGAGCAGCCATTGTTCGAGCGCTGTCGCCAACCTTTGGCGCGCAGCCTGCCATGCGTATCGAGCGGATTGGCTATGGCGCAGGCTCACGCAATCCAAAAGACTTCCCCAATGTGCTACGTCTTTCGATTGGCGACGCGGACAATGAGACGCAGTCTTCAGTTGCGGTTTTGGAGACCGCTATCGACGATCTCTCGCCGCAGATACTGGCGCATGTTGCAGAGAAGGCGCTTTCGCTAGGCGCTCTCGATGTGATGTCCACTGCGGTGCAGATGAAGAAGGGACGACTGGGGACGCTGATCACCATACTGGCCGACGATGCCCGTGTAGCTGTCCTCGAAGACCTTTTACTGCGCGAGACCAGTACGCTCGGCGTTCGCATTCATCATGAGCGGAGAAGCATCCTCGATCGCAAACACGTAGTCGTGAATACGACTTACGGAGATATTCGAATAAAGATCGGTTCACGGACCGGCGAGATCTTCAATGCCGCTCCAGAGTTTGACGATTGCCGTGTCGTCGCGGAGCAGCATGGAGTACCGGTGAAGCAAGTGCAGCAGGCAGCAATGGCGGCATACCTCGCGGGAGAAAAAGGCAACGCATGAACCGCAACACCATTCTCGATCTCCTTGCTGCTGTGGAGCGAGGGGACTTGACTCCGGCCGCAGCCTCGGACCGGCTGACGAACCTTCCCTACGAAGATATCGACCACACAAAGATCGACCATCATCGCTCGTTGCGTAGTGGACTGCCTGAGGTCATCTATGCGGCTGGAAAATCGCCCGAGCAAACTGCGGAGATCTTCGCGCGCATGGCAGCGGCCGGTTCCGATGTACTTGCTACGAGAGCTGACGAAGCGACTGCGCGATGTGTCCAGGAAAAGACCCCTGCTGCCCTTTATCACATACAGGCCCGTGCCATTTCGTTGCGGCAATCCGAGGCTGTTGCAACGCATGGGCGTGTTGCGGTTGTATGCGCCGGGACAAGTGATATTCCTATTGGCGAAGAGGCCGCCGTCACTGCCGAGGTTTTCAACACGGCAGTGGCCCGGATATATGACGTTGGTGTCGCGGGCTTGCACCGACTCCTCTCCGTGCGCGAAGAACTCACATCTGCCGATGCTGTGATCGTCTGCGCCGGGATGGAAGGAGCTCTACCCTCGGTCGTCGGAGGCCTGGTAGGGGTTCCAGTCATTGCCGTACCTACGTCTGTAGGTTACGGCGCATCGTTCAGCGGGGCTGCTGCCTTGCTGGGCATGCTCAACTCCTGCTCACCGAATGTGGTTGTGGTCAACATTGATAATGGGTTTGGCGCTGCATATACCGCAACGATGATCGCCCGAGGTTCGCAACGCCGATAGTGTTCCCGAGCGGATAGTGCGCTGGTATGATCGAAATATGACACAGCTTGATGTTCTTTACCGCTACGGCGTTCCGCCAGCCGAAGCTGCTGCGCTTGCCATTGCTCGAATCCGTGAGGTCTACGGCGTCCGGCGGGTGACATTCGATGAAGCCGAGAAGACAGTGCGGGTTGAGTACGATGCCACCAGGTTGAATGAGGCCATGATTCATCAACTTCTGCGCCGGGCAGGATTGGATATCGTTGAGCGGCTCCCAATGTTTGCAGCGCCGGAACCTGTTCCCGAACTGGCTGCGCCTGCACCGGCTAAATAACTGTTGTAGGATTCAAAATGTATTCGCCGCGCCCGTAGCTCAGCTGGATAGAGCATCTGGCTTCGAACCAGAGGGTCGGAGGTTCGAGTCCTTCCGGGCGCACCAGTTTCAATGATTTATTCCTGTAGCGAAGGCATGTTTCTTACGGCACCGGATTTGCTCTAAGCTCATAAATCCGTTATATTAAGAAGGTTGCTTCCAACGCAATGTGCGCCCGTAGCTCAGCTGGATAGAGCAACTGGCTACGAACCAGTAGGTCGGACGTTCGAATCGTTCCGGGCGCACCATAATCTTCCTTCCGCATCCCATTTTTCACAACAATCTCCGTATTGCGGGGCGTTGCCGCTATAGTTATGCCTACTGCGCGCTTTGTGAAACGTCGTATTCTCCAATGCGTGGACCGGCCTAAGGGAGATAGCCACAGCAGTGATCATGCAAAGGATTGGAGCTTCAGCGCTAGCTGCCGACAAGATGGAGCGCCGCACCATGCGGCTGCTGGACGTGCTTGTCGGAATCGCTATTGCCGCCGTCGCGGTGACCGACTGGGAGATCGTCGCCAACATCTCGCTGGGATATCTCTACGTGCTTCCCATCGCTCTGTGCGCATTGATCAACCCTCTGTCCTTTACGCTGGGCCTCTCCGTCTTCTGTACCGTGTTGCAGGACATCTTTGGCCCGCCGGCGCAATCGCTTGAGTGGAGGGTTGTTCGAGACATCGTCTACCTGTCGAGCTTTCTGATTGTGGGCTTCTGCGTCACGCTTCTGGCACGGCAGCGCAACCGTATGGCAGACGAAGTGAAGCGGCAACGGGATGAGTATGAGTCCGATCTCACTCTCGCTGCGCAGGTGCAACGGCAGGTGCTTCCCAAACCGCTATCGCTCTCCGATATGCAGATTGCAGCGGCCATGCAGCCCGCACGTATGCTTGGCGGCGACTACTACGACTTCTTCGAGGTTGGAGATAACCAGGTGGATGTCGTTATTGCCGATGTCTCCGGTAAAGGAGCGGCGGCAGCGCTGCTGATGCCGTCACTCGCCGTTGCCCTTCGCCTGCGAGCTCGGGAACTGGACGGCCCAGCAGCGATCATCAAGGATCTTGATGAGGTGCTGAAGCAAATCACCAGGCCCGCAACGTTTGTGACGATGTTTTATGCGCGCATCCACCGTTCCCGCAGAACGCTGCAATATGCTTGCGCGGGTCACAACCCGCCGATACTTTTGAGGGCGAAGAGCGGAGAGGAAATTGCCCTGAATGACTCGGGACCGGTGCTGGGCATTCTGCCCGATGCGCGCTTTTCCGATTCGACTGCATCGCTCGAACCGGGCGATGTTCTCACTCTCTACACAGATGGAGTTACGGAACAGGAGAACAACGCCGAAGAGGAGTTCTCTCCCGAACGCCTCCAGAGCGTGATCGCTGAAACCGGAACTGAGACTGCAAGTTCTGTCGTCAACGATATCTGTTTGGCGGTCTCTCGTTTCTCCGGGGACAAAGAGCAGGCGGACGATCTGACGGTTGTAGTGGTAAAGATGCTATGAACAGGGCTTTCGCCATGCGCCGCCATATCGTCGCCGGTTTGTTGATGATCAGCCTGATCGTCCAGTGCCGGTTTGTTCATGCACAGGATGCGGAGCCATCCGCAACAGGTACAGTACATCGTTCGACGACTGGCTCGATAACCTACACCAACCGTAAATACGGGTTCTGCTTCGTGCTCCCTTCTGCATGGAACGGCTATTCCATCGTCGTTGGCAGGTGGACTGGCATGGCGACGGACGGGTCATCTCCTACGCCAGCCATACATGGTCCGGAGCTTTCCATTCGAAACCCTCGGTGGACTAAAACCAATCCACGCCAGGACATACCCATCATGATCTTTACCCGCAAACAATGGGACCTCGTCTTCCAGGAAAAGATCGCGGTGAGTGCGGCACCCATAGGGCCAAGCGAGCTCGGAAGAAATAGCCGGTATGTCTTTGCGTTGCCTCCCAGATACAATTATGCCTTTCCTCAAGGTTATGAAGAGGTTGAAAGGATCATCGCCGGCCACCCGCTTGATGCGTTCTGAGAGCACCTCCCTCTTCCCTGGCACCCCTGGGAATCTGCGACTGAATAGGTCGCAATAATTGACGACCAAATTAGTCCT
This region of Acidobacteriota bacterium genomic DNA includes:
- a CDS encoding bifunctional 2-keto-4-hydroxyglutarate aldolase/2-keto-3-deoxy-6-phosphogluconate aldolase, with amino-acid sequence MTKVEVLASLKQIGLVPVLRAESVEKALALAEAIAAGGVTVLEITMTVPGAIQVMRKLAEQRPDILIGAGTVLDAETARACILEGAKFVVSPALNVKTIEMCHRYSVAALPGALTPTEVVTAWEAGADVVKIFPASAMGGAKYLSSLKAPLPQVEMIPTGGVSLATANDFLEAGAFALGVGADLVNTKAMAEGKPEVVTESAKKYLAIVKEFQAKKN
- a CDS encoding sugar kinase produces the protein MSASLTIRKKEECKWDLVSLGEVMLRLDPGDVRVATTRQFQVWEGGGEYNVARGLRRCFGLKTAIVTALADNPVGRLVEDLMNQGGVDQSHVQWVKYDGVGRTVRNGLNFTERGFGVRAALGCSDRGNTAVSQLKPGQIDWDDIFGKEGARWFHTGGIFCALSETTPEVCKEALVAARKHGVMTSYDLNYRDSLWKSIGGKAKATEVNRDLAQYVDVMIGNEEDFTAALGFEIEGVGDDLGELDSANFRKMIEKAVAAYPNFKAVATTLRHAKTASVNDWGAVCYYEGKFHEARPMPDLEIFDRVGGGDSFASGLIYGFLNEKGADWAVNCGCAHGALAMTTPGDTTMATFDEVQRVMKGGGARVQR
- the kduI gene encoding 5-dehydro-4-deoxy-D-glucuronate isomerase; this translates as MRHYQMADSVRYGLMNTEELRETFLLEEFFQPGEIEFAYVDLDRTVIGSAVPAKTALKLEAEPELRADYFLERRELGVLNIGGAGTVTVDGKTFAMDKLDVLYVGRGSKDVTFASKDASKPAEFYLLSYPAHAEYPTAMVKFADMKPVELGTVETCNRRKIYKAIYKDGIKSCQLVMGFTMLEPGSNWNTMPPHTHMRRSEVYFYFDVDPAHRVLHLMGPPDATSHLVMANKEVVVSPGWSIHAGVGTKHYTFCWGMGGENQVYDDMDAVAITELR
- a CDS encoding glucose 1-dehydrogenase, which gives rise to MLDSFRLDNKVALVTGAATGLGAAIAQGLADAGATVAVHGNRRAATETADAIGPKAVAFRADLSSATGAEQLFMEVKGKLGRVDILINNAGTIIRHNADEYPLEDWMTVLQVNLTSVFQLSQLAGRDMIARKAPGKIVNIASLLSFQGGIRVPAYAASKGGVAQLTKALANEWAPKNIQVNAIAPGYIATTNTEPLQADETRNRQILERIPAGRWGDPTDIAGAALFLSSPASDYITGTVLTVDGGWMGR
- a CDS encoding Gfo/Idh/MocA family oxidoreductase encodes the protein MNIEDILRDVSEPKPRTPRPVVMIGSGGIVHDAHLPAYAKAGFPVTALVDVNRERAETLAKRFSVPLGTDSIGEAIRFAPANAIFDVAVPAKAIPSILPQLPDSSAVLIQKPMGDTLAEAIEILRICRAKGLVAAVNFQLRWAPNMLVARAMSASGALGELHDMEVSLSVHMPWELWSFLNTAPRLEITYHSIHYIDLVRSWFGNPNSVYAKTVRSPRTPNLASTKSVIVFDYGDDKRVFIDTNHSHDFSPQKQRSFVQWEGMNGAMRAQMGVNLNYPIGEPDNFEYALRNGEGWKPVPVSGNWFPDAFMGSMGSLQAYIEGDAKTLPTSVEDAIDTMRTVEAAYLSSARGGVALPVE
- the yiaK gene encoding 3-dehydro-L-gulonate 2-dehydrogenase; amino-acid sequence: MIRVPFHDLNSVLYKAMLDLGIPEDRARRCAQLFTETTRDGIYTHGLNRFPRFSAMVKNGSIHVDAIPTLTAAFGAIERWDGNRGIGNLNAQDSMSRAIELARKNGIGAVALANSNHWMRGGAFGWQAADQGMFAICWSNTLANVPAWGATTPAIGNNPLVLAVPRANGNIVIDMATSQFSYGTLASYSKRGVPLPVPGGYDSDGNLTDDAGAIERSQRSLPIGYWKGSGLAVVLDAIAAMLSGGTATHQFPKDPQREAGQSQVFLVIDPANLATASELNHIADGIVDSLRQATPIDPAKPIRYPGEQTLQLREENMRLGVPVDEDVWQQVSVGRL
- the larE gene encoding ATP-dependent sacrificial sulfur transferase LarE, whose translation is MDLAAKRDLLLSTLRGLDSVMVAYSGGTDSAYLAYAAYQVLGNKMLAVIADSPSLPRAELARALAFTATHEIPTHILQTTELENPDYQRNDSRRCFYCKDELFSRMEIEQKARGFQHLAYGMNLDDRGDYRPGQQAANEHHALAPLVTAHLTKPEIRRLAHKAGLDLWNKPASACLSSRIEYGRPVTRENLLQVEQAEAALHELGFLRVRVRHHGEMARIEIDRVDLPRALDLDVLDRITASLRPLGFTYITLDTQGYRSGSMNDVLPVSSIAPAVVKQ